In Streptomyces violaceusniger Tu 4113, one DNA window encodes the following:
- a CDS encoding LVIVD repeat-containing protein, with protein sequence MKPWERPPQRRRYLGAAAAAFGLVATLLAAGPAAATPDPGDAPHKERVTQGQQSEARAAIENGDIPGVDQVVHSDNVSHLINIPKQDLKGINTDLAFQGKYAFAGNYDGFVIYDISRPKSPKMVSQVLCPGSQNDVSVSGDLLFLSTDSSRSDNSCTSTTQPATEKSSWEGMKVFDISDKRNPQYVAAVETSCGSHTHTLVPERKDVYIYVSSYAPSATFPDCQPPHDGISVIKVPRKAPEKAAVIDFPVLFPDGGNPGGPANPGVSQTTGCHDLTTFPKLKLAAGACMGDGVLLDIADPAKPRVIDRVEDNVNFAFWHSATFNERGTKVVFTDELGGGVAATCNTEVGQDRGADGIYDIVGKGDKRKLVFRSYYKIPRHQADTENCVAHNGSLIPAKGRDIMVQAWYQGGVSVWDFTDSDRPKEIGYFERGPLSSDTLVTGGSWSAYYYNGYIYSNDIEKGFDVLKIQDRRTDSAASVRLRELNTQTQPDYR encoded by the coding sequence GTGAAGCCGTGGGAAAGACCTCCGCAGCGGCGCAGATATCTCGGCGCGGCCGCGGCCGCCTTCGGTCTGGTGGCCACCTTGCTGGCCGCGGGCCCGGCGGCCGCGACGCCCGACCCCGGTGACGCCCCGCACAAGGAGCGGGTGACGCAGGGTCAGCAGTCGGAAGCCAGGGCCGCAATCGAGAACGGCGACATCCCCGGCGTGGACCAGGTGGTCCACAGCGACAATGTCAGCCACCTCATCAACATCCCCAAGCAGGACCTCAAGGGCATCAACACCGACCTGGCCTTCCAGGGCAAGTACGCCTTCGCGGGCAACTACGACGGCTTTGTCATCTACGACATCAGCCGGCCGAAGAGCCCGAAGATGGTGAGCCAGGTGCTCTGCCCGGGCTCGCAGAACGATGTGTCGGTCTCAGGAGACCTGCTCTTCCTCTCCACCGACTCCTCGCGCAGCGACAACTCCTGCACCAGCACCACCCAGCCCGCGACCGAGAAGTCCTCCTGGGAGGGCATGAAGGTCTTCGACATCAGCGACAAGCGGAACCCGCAGTACGTCGCCGCCGTCGAGACCTCCTGTGGGTCGCACACCCACACCCTGGTGCCCGAGCGCAAGGACGTGTACATCTACGTCTCCTCGTACGCGCCCAGCGCCACCTTCCCGGACTGCCAGCCCCCGCATGACGGCATCTCCGTCATCAAGGTGCCCCGTAAGGCGCCCGAGAAGGCCGCGGTCATCGACTTCCCCGTGCTCTTCCCGGACGGCGGAAACCCCGGCGGGCCTGCCAACCCCGGCGTCTCGCAGACCACCGGCTGCCATGACCTCACCACGTTCCCCAAGCTGAAGCTGGCGGCGGGCGCGTGCATGGGCGACGGCGTCCTGCTCGACATTGCCGACCCCGCGAAGCCGAGGGTCATCGACCGGGTCGAGGACAACGTCAACTTCGCCTTCTGGCACTCGGCGACCTTCAACGAGCGCGGTACCAAGGTCGTGTTCACCGATGAGCTGGGCGGCGGCGTCGCCGCGACCTGCAACACCGAGGTGGGCCAGGACCGCGGCGCCGACGGCATCTACGACATCGTCGGCAAGGGCGACAAGCGCAAGCTGGTCTTCCGGAGCTACTACAAGATCCCGCGCCACCAGGCCGACACCGAGAACTGCGTCGCCCACAACGGCTCGCTGATCCCGGCCAAGGGCCGCGACATCATGGTCCAGGCGTGGTACCAGGGCGGCGTCTCCGTCTGGGACTTCACCGACTCCGACAGGCCCAAGGAGATCGGCTACTTCGAGCGCGGGCCGCTCTCCAGCGACACGCTCGTCACCGGCGGCTCCTGGTCCGCGTACTACTACAACGGCTACATCTACTCCAACGACATCGAGAAGGGCTTCGATGTCCTGAAGATCCAGGACCGGCGCACCGACAGCGCCGCGTCGGTCCGGCTGCGCGAGCTGAACACGCAGACGCAGCCCGACTACCGCTGA
- a CDS encoding helix-turn-helix transcriptional regulator, with protein MGLTDHQFELRDVLDTAARGNGGLLQVTGGPGVGKTSLLGSLKEQAAESGAVCLMASGFADDTAVPFNIVEQLIWSSAFTGELDVVARWRSAGERYSEAEPGMLRSLVREISDVLHRIAGGKQLIIAVDDAEHADYPSLMCLLHIARHASRTRTLVVMTSGQTHQLCAGTHSFPELYKIKIDPLPESGVGHLLERHSDADLADRIRASCHAVSGGNPRLVKALLWDHLQAAPGGSETTVTVAAEFQETYRGCLLSHPALLQVAQALAVLDRYGSPWRVAHLLACGQERAARAITVMNSAGLLEDGRFRHPAARYVTLETLRAEDRARLSAKAAELLYADGADPIAVAELLVIADKTPDQKGVTVLWHAAQKNLDHGRTEEAIAGLRLAARADLGRREHLDILMALVGALWSSNPATAEPELDRLMDAIREEFPADIPEQYLCFLLFMVLWFGRFSDGEEAFKWLSGGGDTDNASSMAALRVTRQWATFLKPTLIHDFPDQAPSDGEVDGLWAANLEHGLQLSVGELGMEIGHFQDPRQVADFSPDAMHLLSPSNHFWFAYAYACRMVWALAARGEAETADRLCGALFTAADKLNMKTPGAVALSMRAYIRCRHGDFTSAIELAGTALKSIPPRGWGVAIGLPLSVLVAAHTAIGKLDEAQRYLHYWVPKEMFDSVVGLEYLRARGQYCLATNRPYAALNDFMVSGMLMDQWPVDFGDLAPWRIDAAEAYLHVQEPAEAKRLALEELKLSPDRPLSTRGRALRVLAMAEDPDKRRLLLYQSAKCLRQHGDRFELARTLAELSQDFLSTGETQQARGTWHEVQKLMDECGISAQHESRRDLVVDGAESPADARQSEAARDAGEPEERDPGASAEGAEQPVLSEAEWRVATLAASGMSNRQIAKSLYITVSTVEQHLTRIYRKLSVGNRQELSRRLWQLIGATGSSSC; from the coding sequence ATGGGACTGACAGATCATCAATTCGAGCTTCGCGACGTCCTCGACACGGCAGCGCGGGGCAACGGCGGGCTTCTCCAAGTGACCGGCGGGCCCGGTGTCGGAAAGACCTCCTTATTGGGAAGTCTGAAGGAACAGGCGGCCGAGTCGGGTGCGGTCTGCCTTATGGCGTCCGGATTCGCGGACGACACCGCCGTCCCGTTCAACATAGTGGAACAGCTTATCTGGTCGTCCGCGTTCACGGGTGAATTGGACGTCGTGGCGCGCTGGAGGTCTGCCGGAGAGCGGTATTCGGAAGCCGAACCCGGCATGCTGAGAAGCCTGGTCCGTGAAATATCCGATGTGCTGCACCGTATCGCGGGCGGCAAGCAACTGATCATCGCGGTTGACGATGCCGAGCATGCCGACTACCCCTCCCTCATGTGCCTTCTGCATATCGCCAGGCATGCCTCCCGCACCCGCACGCTCGTCGTGATGACCAGCGGGCAGACGCATCAGTTGTGTGCCGGGACGCACAGCTTCCCCGAGCTCTACAAGATCAAGATCGATCCACTTCCGGAATCCGGGGTCGGGCACCTGCTGGAGCGGCACAGCGACGCCGACCTGGCCGACCGGATCCGCGCCTCCTGCCACGCCGTCAGCGGTGGCAATCCACGGCTGGTCAAGGCCCTGCTGTGGGACCATCTCCAAGCCGCTCCGGGCGGGTCGGAGACAACTGTCACCGTCGCCGCGGAGTTCCAGGAGACCTATCGCGGGTGCCTGTTATCCCATCCGGCGTTGCTCCAGGTGGCACAGGCCCTCGCGGTGCTGGACCGGTACGGCAGCCCGTGGCGGGTGGCCCATCTGCTCGCATGCGGCCAGGAACGCGCGGCCCGGGCCATCACCGTCATGAACTCCGCGGGACTGCTGGAGGACGGACGTTTCCGGCACCCCGCGGCGCGGTACGTCACGCTGGAGACGCTGCGGGCGGAGGACCGGGCCCGCCTCAGCGCGAAAGCGGCCGAACTTCTGTATGCCGACGGGGCCGACCCGATCGCGGTGGCGGAACTCCTGGTCATCGCCGATAAAACGCCCGACCAAAAAGGCGTCACCGTGCTCTGGCACGCGGCCCAGAAGAATCTCGACCACGGCCGTACGGAGGAAGCGATCGCCGGCCTGCGGCTCGCCGCCCGTGCGGACCTCGGCCGGCGGGAGCACCTGGACATTCTCATGGCGCTGGTCGGCGCGTTATGGTCCAGCAACCCGGCGACCGCCGAACCCGAACTCGACCGCCTGATGGACGCGATACGGGAGGAATTCCCCGCGGACATCCCCGAGCAATATCTGTGCTTCCTGCTCTTCATGGTGCTCTGGTTCGGCCGGTTCAGCGACGGGGAAGAAGCCTTCAAGTGGCTGTCGGGCGGTGGTGACACCGATAATGCGTCCAGCATGGCCGCTCTGCGGGTGACCCGACAGTGGGCCACCTTCCTCAAACCCACCTTGATTCATGACTTCCCCGACCAGGCTCCCTCGGACGGGGAAGTCGATGGACTGTGGGCGGCCAACCTGGAGCACGGTCTGCAGCTCTCCGTCGGCGAACTGGGCATGGAAATCGGGCATTTCCAGGATCCCCGGCAGGTGGCGGACTTCTCTCCCGATGCCATGCATCTGTTGTCGCCTTCCAACCACTTCTGGTTCGCGTACGCATACGCCTGCCGGATGGTCTGGGCACTGGCCGCACGAGGAGAAGCGGAAACGGCGGACCGGCTGTGCGGCGCGCTTTTCACCGCGGCCGACAAGCTGAACATGAAGACGCCCGGCGCCGTCGCCCTCTCCATGCGCGCCTACATCAGATGCCGCCATGGGGACTTCACCTCGGCCATCGAACTCGCCGGCACCGCGCTGAAGTCCATCCCCCCGCGCGGCTGGGGCGTCGCCATCGGATTACCGCTCTCCGTTCTGGTGGCGGCCCACACCGCCATCGGAAAACTCGATGAGGCCCAGCGATATCTGCATTACTGGGTGCCGAAGGAAATGTTCGACAGCGTTGTGGGATTGGAGTACCTCCGGGCTCGCGGACAGTACTGCCTGGCCACCAACCGCCCCTACGCCGCACTGAACGATTTCATGGTGAGCGGGATGCTGATGGACCAGTGGCCCGTCGACTTCGGCGACCTGGCGCCCTGGCGCATCGACGCCGCCGAGGCGTATCTGCATGTCCAGGAGCCGGCGGAGGCCAAAAGACTCGCCCTGGAAGAACTCAAGCTCTCGCCCGACCGCCCCTTGAGCACCCGTGGCCGAGCGCTGCGCGTTCTGGCCATGGCCGAGGACCCGGACAAGCGCAGGCTGCTCCTCTACCAGTCCGCCAAGTGTCTGCGCCAGCACGGCGACCGTTTCGAACTCGCCCGTACGCTCGCCGAGCTCAGCCAGGACTTCCTCAGCACCGGGGAAACCCAACAGGCGCGCGGCACCTGGCATGAGGTGCAGAAGCTGATGGACGAGTGCGGGATCAGCGCCCAGCACGAGAGCCGCAGGGACCTCGTCGTGGACGGCGCCGAGAGCCCCGCGGACGCTCGGCAGTCGGAAGCTGCCCGGGACGCCGGGGAGCCCGAGGAGCGAGACCCCGGCGCATCGGCCGAAGGGGCGGAGCAGCCCGTTCTCTCGGAGGCAGAGTGGCGCGTGGCGACACTGGCCGCGTCGGGGATGTCGAACCGGCAGATCGCCAAGAGCCTCTACATCACGGTCAGCACCGTGGAGCAGCATCTGACCCGCATCTACCGCAAGCTCTCCGTCGGAAATCGGCAGGAGCTGTCGCGTCGCCTGTGGCAGCTCATCGGAGCCACCGGATCGTCCTCCTGCTGA
- a CDS encoding FAD-dependent oxidoreductase: MLRVAVVGSGPSGVYAAQALVQQQAVPEVSVHVLDRLPCPYGLVRYGVAPDHEKIKSLQHTLRAVLEHPRVSFLGHVHVGPPPLVPERLLELYHAVVYCVGAATDRRLGVPGEEMAGSFSATDFVSWYSAHPDATGDAFALGADSAVVVGVGNVAVDVARILARGAEELRPTDVPHAALGALSESRVSDIHMVGRRGPSQAKFTTKELRELGSLTGAEVLVRPEELALDPGYEDPSGLPAVNRRNVEVLRDWARRPPVGRPRRIHLRFFLRPVALLGEGAVRAVRFERTAPDGRGGVAGTGVFEDIEAPLVLRSVGYRGVPLPGLPFDEERGTVPNAAGRVLRGGEPSSGEYVAGWIKRGPTGVIGTNRPCAKETVASLLADAEALAARPVAADPLRALREAGVEPVEWTGWLRIEAAEEALGAALGRTKVKIPDWMGLLGAAREQE, encoded by the coding sequence GTGCTTCGCGTCGCGGTCGTCGGATCCGGGCCGAGTGGGGTGTACGCCGCCCAAGCGCTCGTCCAGCAGCAGGCTGTCCCCGAGGTGTCGGTGCATGTGCTGGACCGGCTGCCCTGTCCGTACGGGCTGGTGCGCTACGGTGTCGCGCCCGACCACGAGAAGATCAAGTCGCTGCAGCACACGCTGCGCGCGGTCCTGGAGCATCCGCGGGTCAGCTTTCTCGGCCATGTGCATGTGGGCCCGCCCCCGCTGGTGCCCGAGCGGCTGCTGGAGCTCTACCACGCGGTGGTCTACTGCGTGGGGGCGGCGACCGACCGGCGGCTCGGCGTTCCCGGCGAGGAGATGGCGGGCAGCTTCTCCGCGACCGACTTCGTCTCCTGGTACAGCGCCCATCCCGACGCGACCGGCGACGCCTTCGCACTCGGGGCGGACTCCGCCGTCGTCGTCGGGGTGGGCAATGTCGCGGTGGACGTGGCGCGCATCCTGGCCCGCGGAGCGGAGGAGCTGCGGCCCACCGATGTGCCGCACGCCGCCCTCGGCGCGCTGTCCGAGAGCCGGGTCTCGGACATCCATATGGTCGGCAGGCGCGGGCCGTCGCAGGCGAAGTTCACCACCAAGGAGCTGCGTGAACTGGGCTCGCTGACCGGCGCGGAGGTGCTGGTGCGCCCCGAGGAGCTGGCGCTGGACCCGGGGTACGAGGACCCCTCGGGGCTGCCGGCGGTCAACCGGCGCAATGTCGAGGTGCTGCGCGACTGGGCGCGGCGCCCGCCCGTGGGCCGGCCGCGCCGGATCCATCTGCGGTTCTTCCTGCGGCCGGTGGCGCTGCTTGGCGAGGGCGCGGTGCGTGCGGTGCGCTTCGAGCGGACCGCGCCGGACGGGCGCGGCGGGGTGGCGGGCACCGGGGTTTTCGAGGACATCGAGGCGCCGCTGGTGCTGCGGTCGGTGGGCTATCGGGGTGTGCCGCTGCCGGGGCTGCCGTTCGACGAGGAGCGCGGCACGGTCCCCAACGCGGCGGGGCGGGTGCTGCGCGGCGGCGAGCCCTCGTCCGGGGAGTACGTGGCGGGGTGGATCAAGCGCGGGCCGACCGGAGTGATCGGCACCAACCGGCCGTGTGCGAAGGAGACCGTGGCCTCGCTGCTGGCCGACGCGGAGGCGCTCGCGGCCCGCCCGGTGGCGGCGGATCCGCTGCGGGCGCTGCGCGAGGCGGGGGTGGAGCCGGTGGAGTGGACCGGCTGGCTGCGGATCGAGGCGGCCGAGGAGGCGCTCGGGGCGGCGCTGGGGCGTACGAAGGTGAAGATTCCGGACTGGATGGGGCTGCTGGGCGCGGCGCGCGAGCAGGAGTGA
- a CDS encoding TetR/AcrR family transcriptional regulator: protein MVPRSPSVNEELRRRSRARLLQATVELIDEHGYEATTLAHIADRAGAARGLISYYFPGKRQLLQTAVHRLMHMELARGLEREPRPEGEETGREVMARAIDAILGLARDRPRLMRTHMAGILTAEGFIQCPEQQRLAGLLRDTVTRYGSEDPETDYRLLRALLMGAVVAVLLPGAPMPPERLRAELFHRYGLDWELGLPPGEEPPDGSRMSTLE, encoded by the coding sequence ATGGTTCCCCGAAGTCCGTCGGTCAATGAGGAGTTGCGCCGCCGATCCCGAGCCCGTCTGCTACAAGCGACGGTCGAGCTGATCGACGAGCACGGCTACGAGGCGACCACCCTCGCTCATATCGCCGACCGGGCCGGAGCGGCCCGCGGTCTGATCTCGTACTACTTCCCGGGCAAGCGGCAGCTACTGCAGACGGCCGTCCACCGGCTGATGCACATGGAGCTGGCCCGGGGGCTCGAGCGGGAGCCGCGTCCGGAGGGCGAGGAGACCGGGCGGGAGGTGATGGCGCGGGCGATCGACGCGATCCTGGGGCTGGCCCGGGACCGGCCGCGGCTGATGCGGACGCATATGGCCGGGATCCTCACGGCCGAGGGCTTCATCCAGTGCCCCGAGCAGCAGCGGCTGGCCGGTCTGCTGCGGGACACCGTCACGCGGTACGGCTCCGAGGACCCCGAGACCGACTACCGGCTGCTGCGCGCCCTGCTGATGGGCGCGGTGGTCGCGGTGCTGCTGCCGGGCGCGCCGATGCCGCCCGAGCGGCTGCGGGCGGAGCTGTTCCACCGCTACGGACTGGACTGGGAGCTCGGGCTCCCGCCGGGCGAGGAGCCGCCCGACGGGAGCCGGATGAGCACGCTGGAGTGA
- a CDS encoding cytochrome P450, with protein MDEIRDYPELRAAACPFSPPPGYEELRERSAVTRVRMWDGSTPFLVTGYHEARAALGDSRFSADGTHKAMPRFVKFEVPAEVFNLGRMDDPEHARIRRMLTANFTIRRTEAMRPMIQGIVDGLLDRLIAQGPPADLVADFAFPLPSQVIGVMLGVSDADFAEFQQASQGVMDFTASAEEMGTALGVMVDYVSRMCAAKRADPGDDLLSRLIVDQEPTGGLTQQQVVATALVLLLAGHETTANMIALSTVLLLSHPDQLARLRADAGLMGNAVDELLRYITIVQEGTGRVAVEDVEVGGVLIPAGEGVIINLPSANRDPHFADAHELDLSRSNAREHVAFGFGVHQCLGQTLARVELQIALETLLRRLPTLRLEAPFDDLAFLYESMNFGVARVPVAW; from the coding sequence ATGGACGAGATACGCGACTACCCCGAATTGCGGGCTGCTGCATGCCCGTTCTCACCCCCGCCGGGATACGAGGAGCTGCGCGAGCGGTCCGCCGTCACGCGGGTGCGGATGTGGGACGGCAGCACCCCGTTTCTCGTCACCGGCTATCACGAGGCGCGGGCCGCGCTCGGCGACAGCAGGTTCAGCGCCGACGGCACGCACAAGGCGATGCCCCGCTTCGTGAAGTTCGAGGTGCCGGCCGAGGTGTTCAACCTCGGGAGGATGGACGATCCGGAGCACGCCCGGATCCGCCGCATGCTCACCGCGAACTTCACCATCCGGCGCACCGAGGCGATGCGGCCGATGATCCAGGGCATCGTCGACGGCCTCCTGGACCGGCTGATCGCCCAGGGCCCGCCGGCCGATCTGGTGGCCGACTTCGCCTTCCCCCTGCCGTCCCAGGTGATCGGCGTGATGCTGGGGGTCTCGGACGCCGACTTCGCGGAGTTCCAGCAGGCGTCGCAGGGCGTCATGGACTTCACCGCGTCGGCCGAGGAGATGGGCACCGCGCTCGGCGTCATGGTGGACTACGTCAGCCGGATGTGCGCGGCCAAGCGCGCCGACCCGGGAGACGACCTCCTCAGCCGGCTCATCGTCGACCAGGAGCCGACGGGCGGGCTCACCCAGCAGCAGGTGGTCGCCACCGCCCTGGTGCTGCTGCTGGCCGGACACGAGACCACCGCCAACATGATCGCCCTGTCCACCGTCCTGTTGCTGAGCCACCCCGACCAGCTCGCCCGGCTGCGGGCGGATGCCGGGCTGATGGGCAACGCGGTGGACGAACTGCTCCGGTACATCACGATCGTCCAGGAAGGCACCGGACGGGTGGCCGTCGAGGACGTCGAGGTCGGCGGCGTGCTCATCCCGGCCGGTGAAGGGGTGATCATCAATCTGCCCAGCGCCAACCGCGACCCCCACTTCGCGGACGCCCACGAACTGGACCTGAGCCGGTCCAACGCCCGCGAGCATGTCGCGTTCGGCTTTGGCGTGCACCAGTGCCTGGGGCAGACCCTCGCCCGGGTCGAGCTCCAGATCGCTCTGGAGACCCTGCTGCGCCGACTGCCCACGCTGCGCCTGGAGGCCCCGTTCGACGACCTGGCGTTTCTGTACGAGTCGATGAACTTCGGCGTCGCCCGTGTGCCCGTCGCCTGGTGA
- a CDS encoding DUF305 domain-containing protein, translated as MLNRRTTLHTASLAAAVAAALALVLTGCDAQSGGGADAGKGQDGKPAVIAPGKPGEAAKKLSAEEAAKAGDDDSPNTADRSYVRMMIEHHAQALVMTDLATDRAGSAKVKRLAERIAAGQKPEIEAMRGWQKTNGGAPKGDDSAHEGHDAKMPGMATAAELERLRDAEGADFDALFLKLMIAHHRGAVSMATDVLAQGNNIRVEEMAGDVIAQQSSEIRRMLQMS; from the coding sequence GTGTTGAACCGCCGTACGACGCTTCACACCGCATCCCTCGCGGCCGCCGTGGCGGCGGCCCTGGCACTCGTCCTGACCGGCTGTGACGCGCAGAGCGGCGGCGGGGCCGACGCCGGAAAGGGCCAGGACGGGAAGCCCGCGGTGATCGCGCCGGGCAAGCCCGGCGAGGCGGCGAAGAAGCTGTCGGCCGAGGAGGCGGCGAAGGCGGGGGACGACGACTCCCCCAACACGGCCGACCGCTCCTACGTCCGCATGATGATCGAGCACCATGCGCAGGCCCTGGTGATGACCGACCTCGCCACCGACCGGGCCGGGTCGGCGAAGGTCAAGCGGCTCGCGGAGCGCATCGCGGCCGGGCAGAAGCCGGAGATCGAGGCGATGCGCGGCTGGCAGAAGACCAACGGCGGCGCTCCGAAGGGCGACGACAGCGCCCATGAGGGCCATGACGCGAAGATGCCGGGAATGGCCACCGCTGCCGAGCTCGAGCGGCTGCGCGACGCCGAGGGCGCCGACTTCGACGCGCTCTTCCTCAAGCTGATGATCGCCCATCACCGGGGCGCGGTCTCCATGGCCACGGATGTGCTGGCCCAGGGGAACAACATCCGGGTGGAGGAGATGGCGGGCGATGTGATCGCGCAGCAGAGCAGCGAGATCCGGCGGATGCTGCAGATGTCGTAG
- a CDS encoding HAD family hydrolase, producing MTVKGALFDFSGTLFRIESAESWLRTVLERSATAVPDEEVVRYARSLEEAGALPGGAPPRAVPPHLEEVWAVRDRGAELHRAAFTGMAREVPLPRPELYDALYDRHMEPAAWRPYLDAPEVLGELRRRGVRIAVVSNIGWDLRPVFRAHGLDPLVDAYALSYEHGVQKPDPRLFQAACDALGVAPGDAVMVGDDRRADAGAAALGCRVHLVDHLPVDRRPDALRAVLGLLPDAATAP from the coding sequence ATGACCGTCAAGGGCGCGTTGTTCGACTTCTCCGGGACGCTGTTCCGAATCGAGTCCGCCGAGTCCTGGCTCCGTACCGTGCTGGAGCGGAGCGCGACCGCGGTCCCGGACGAGGAGGTCGTACGGTACGCGCGGAGCCTGGAGGAGGCCGGTGCGCTGCCCGGCGGCGCCCCGCCGCGAGCGGTGCCGCCGCACCTGGAGGAGGTGTGGGCTGTCCGGGACCGCGGCGCCGAGCTGCATCGGGCCGCCTTCACCGGTATGGCCCGCGAGGTGCCGCTGCCCCGCCCCGAGCTCTACGACGCCCTCTATGACCGCCATATGGAGCCCGCGGCCTGGCGGCCCTACCTCGACGCCCCCGAGGTGCTGGGCGAGCTGCGCCGGCGCGGGGTGCGGATCGCGGTGGTCAGCAACATCGGCTGGGACCTGCGCCCGGTCTTCCGCGCCCACGGCCTGGACCCGCTGGTGGACGCCTACGCGCTCTCGTACGAGCACGGGGTGCAGAAGCCGGACCCGAGGCTGTTCCAGGCCGCGTGCGACGCGCTGGGCGTGGCCCCGGGCGACGCGGTGATGGTGGGCGACGACCGCCGGGCGGACGCGGGAGCGGCGGCCCTGGGCTGCCGGGTCCACCTGGTGGACCATCTCCCGGTGGACCGGCGTCCGGACGCCCTGCGCGCGGTTCTCGGCCTGCTGCCGGACGCCGCCACGGCCCCCTAG
- a CDS encoding ferredoxin: MKVSVDQGKCCAAGHCALAAPEVFDQREEDGTVVLLDARPPLALRDSVAEASFLCPAAAIAVED; this comes from the coding sequence GTGAAGGTCTCGGTGGATCAGGGGAAGTGCTGCGCGGCCGGGCATTGCGCGCTGGCGGCGCCGGAGGTTTTCGACCAGCGGGAGGAGGACGGGACCGTGGTCCTGCTGGATGCGCGGCCGCCACTCGCGCTGCGCGACAGCGTCGCCGAAGCGTCGTTCCTGTGCCCCGCCGCCGCGATCGCGGTCGAGGACTGA
- a CDS encoding nucleobase:cation symporter-2 family protein, translating into MTSVRPPVSIRHPVDEVPPPGRLAAFGLQHVLAMYAGAVAVPLIVGGTMKLSPADLAYLINADLLLCGIATVLQCVGLWRFGVRLPIMQGCTFAAVTPMVLIGTEGGGLRAIYGSVIVAGVAMILLAPVFGRLLRFFPPLVTGTVILIIGLSLLPVAGNWAAGGQGAADFGAPKNLGLAAGVLVVVLAVQRFAPGFLSRVAVLVGIVAGTAAAIPLGFTDFSGVGDADWVGVSTPFHFGSPTFETPAVASMLVVALVTMAETTGDFIAVGEMTGRPVDRRRLADGLRADGTATVLGGVFNTFPYTAFAQNVGLVGMTRVRSRWVVAAAGGMLVLLGLAPKLGAVVAAIPAPVLGGAGLVMFGTVAASGLRTLAGVDFRDNHNLTMVAVSVAVGLLPVGVPGIYKEFPNWFQTVMDSGISAGCVTAIALNLLFNHLPGGRASAPVAAEAPLLEGRGGEDAVEQTREQRV; encoded by the coding sequence ATGACGTCCGTACGTCCTCCCGTGTCCATACGCCATCCCGTGGACGAGGTGCCGCCGCCCGGCCGGCTCGCCGCCTTCGGACTGCAGCATGTGCTGGCCATGTACGCGGGCGCGGTGGCCGTGCCGCTGATCGTCGGTGGCACGATGAAGCTGTCCCCCGCCGATCTGGCGTATCTCATCAACGCCGATCTGCTGCTGTGCGGTATCGCCACGGTCCTGCAGTGCGTGGGGCTGTGGCGGTTCGGCGTCCGGCTGCCGATCATGCAGGGCTGCACCTTCGCGGCGGTCACCCCGATGGTGCTGATCGGCACCGAGGGCGGCGGGCTGCGCGCGATCTACGGTTCGGTGATCGTGGCCGGGGTGGCGATGATCCTGCTGGCGCCGGTCTTCGGGCGGCTGCTGCGGTTCTTCCCGCCGCTGGTGACCGGCACGGTGATACTGATCATCGGCCTGTCGCTGCTGCCGGTCGCGGGCAACTGGGCGGCGGGCGGCCAGGGCGCGGCGGACTTCGGCGCGCCGAAGAACCTGGGCCTGGCCGCCGGGGTGCTGGTCGTGGTCCTGGCCGTCCAGCGCTTCGCGCCCGGCTTCCTGAGCCGGGTCGCGGTGCTGGTGGGGATCGTGGCCGGGACGGCGGCCGCGATACCGCTGGGCTTCACCGACTTCTCCGGGGTGGGCGATGCCGACTGGGTCGGCGTCTCCACCCCGTTCCATTTCGGCTCCCCCACGTTCGAGACGCCCGCCGTTGCGTCCATGCTGGTCGTCGCGCTGGTGACGATGGCCGAGACCACGGGCGACTTCATCGCGGTGGGCGAGATGACCGGGCGCCCGGTCGACCGGCGGCGGCTGGCGGACGGACTGCGCGCGGACGGCACCGCGACCGTGCTCGGCGGGGTCTTCAACACCTTCCCGTACACCGCCTTCGCACAGAACGTCGGCCTGGTGGGGATGACCCGGGTGCGCAGCCGCTGGGTGGTGGCGGCCGCGGGCGGCATGCTGGTGCTGCTCGGGCTGGCCCCGAAGCTGGGCGCGGTGGTGGCCGCGATCCCGGCCCCGGTGCTGGGCGGGGCGGGTCTGGTGATGTTCGGTACGGTCGCGGCGAGCGGGCTGCGCACGCTGGCCGGGGTGGACTTCCGGGACAACCACAACCTCACCATGGTCGCGGTGTCGGTCGCCGTGGGGCTGCTGCCGGTCGGCGTACCGGGGATCTACAAGGAGTTCCCGAACTGGTTCCAGACGGTGATGGACAGCGGGATCAGCGCCGGGTGCGTCACCGCGATCGCGCTCAATCTGCTCTTCAACCACCTGCCGGGCGGGCGGGCTTCAGCCCCGGTCGCCGCCGAGGCGCCCCTCCTGGAGGGCCGCGGCGGCGAGGACGCTGTCGAGCAGACCAGGGAACAGCGCGTCTAG